One segment of Theobroma cacao cultivar B97-61/B2 chromosome 9, Criollo_cocoa_genome_V2, whole genome shotgun sequence DNA contains the following:
- the LOC18588531 gene encoding dolichyl-diphosphooligosaccharide--protein glycosyltransferase subunit STT3A translates to MSAPEASSAAVPTLMTNNTLRNAFGGVLSFFILLLIAVLAFSIRLFSVIKYESVIHEFDPYFNYRVTQFLTKNGIYEFWNWFDDRTWYPLGRVIGGTVYPGLTLTAGTIWWLLNSLNIPLSVETVCVFTAPIFSAFASWATYLLTKEVKGAGAGLTAAVLLAMVPSYISRSVAGSYDNEAVAIFALIFTFYLYIKTLNTGSLFYATLNSIAYFYMVCSWGGYTFIINLIPMHVLLCIVTGRYSSRLYIAYAPLVVLGTLLAALVPVVGFNAVMTSEHFASFLVFIIIHVVALVYYIKGILSPKMFKVAVTLVISAGLAVCCAVIAVLIALVASSPTKGWSGRSLSLLDPTYASKYIPIIASVSEHQPPTWPSYFMDINVLAFLVPAGIIACFLPLSDASSFVVLYIATSVYFSGVMVRLMLVLAPAACITSGIALSQAFDVFTRSIKFQLPGLSSNTEVDAGETSSATKEAQNDAVKTEKAEETSKDRPSRKSKKKEREHVEKPSTKTKAEKKRLLALPLEASVISLLLLVFLGAFYVVHCVWAAAEAYSAPSIVLTSHSHDGLHVFDDFREAYAWLRHNTDVDDKVASWWDYGYQTTAMANRTVIVDNNTWNNTHIATVGTAMSSPEKAAWEIFHSLDVKYVLVVFGGLVGYPSDDINKFLWMVRIGGGVFPHIKEPDYLRDGQYRIDSQATPTMLNCLMYKLSYYRFVETDGKGFDRVRRTEIGKKYFKLTHFEEVFTTHHWMVRIYKLKPQKNRIRGKTKKSKSKTSSTSSSKRSGTRKKNPWH, encoded by the exons ATGTCGGCGCCAGAGGCCTCATCCGCCGCCGTCCCAACGCTAATGACCAACAACACCTTACGAAACGCTTTCGGCGGCgttctctctttcttcatcCTCCTTCTTATCGCAGTTCTCGCTTTCTCGATCCGTCTTTTCTCC GTTATAAAATACGAGAGTGTTATTCACGAGTTCGATCCTTACTTTAATTATCGAGTCACTCAG TTTCTTACAAAGAATGGGATATATGAATTTTGGAATTGGTTTGATGATCGAACCTG GTACCCTCTTGGGCGTGTGATAGGTGGAACTGTTTACCCTGGGTTGACTTTGACCGCTGGTACCATATGGTG GTTGTTAAATTCTTTAAATATTCCACTGTCTGTGGAGACCGTTTGTGTTTTCACTGCACCtatattttctgcttttgCGTCATGGGCAACATACCTTTTAACTAAG GAAGTTAAGGGTGCTGGTGCTGGACTGACAGCTGCTGTACTTTTGGCCATG GTACCATCATATATCTCTCGTTCTGTGGCTGGTAGCTATGACAATGAAGCTGTAGCAATATTTGCTTTGATCTTCACTTTCTATCTTTATATAAAG ACACTAAATACTGGATCCCTATTTTATGCTACCTTAAATTCAATTGCATACTTTTATATG GTCTGCTCTTGGGGAGGGTACACGTTCATTATCAACCTCATTCCAATGCACGTGCTTTTATGCATTGTAACTGGTCGCTATTCTTCGCGATTGTACATCGCATATGCTCCTCTT GTTGTTCTGGGAACATTGCTAGCTGCTTTGGTGCCTGTAGTTGGGTTTAATGCTGTCATGACTTCAGAACATTTTGCATCATTTTTG GTTTTCATTATTATCCACGTGGTGGCTCTTGTGTACTATATCAAGGGGATTCTCTCTCCCAAAATGTTTAAAGTTGCTGTGACACTTGTTATATCTGCTGGCCT GGCAGTGTGTTGTGCTGTGATAGCTGTTCTTATAGCTTTAGTAGCTTCCAGTCCAACAAAGGGATGGAGTGGACGAAGCTTAAGTCTGCTTGATCC AACTTATGCAAGCAAATATATACCAATCATTGCTAGTGTTAGTGAACATCAACCGCCTACTTGGCCATCTTACTTCATGGACATTAATGTTTTGGCATTCTTGGTTCCAGCTGGTATCATT GCATGCTTTTTGCCTTTATCAGATGCTAGCTCATTTGTGGTACTCTATATTGCGACATCTGTATATTTCTCTGGAGTGATG GTACGCTTAATGCTTGTTCTTGCTCCAGCTGCTTGCATCACATCTGGAATCGCTCTCTCCCAAGCTTTTGATGTTTTCACCAGATCAATCAAGTTTCAGCTACCTGGACTATCAAGCAATACTGAAGTTGAT GCAGGGGAAACTAGTTCTGCTACCAAGGAAGCCCAAAATGATGCAGTAAAGACAGAAAAAGCTGAGGAGACATCAAAGGATCGCCCATCAAGGAAAAGCAAGAAGAAGGAAAGGGAGCATGTGGAAAAACCTTCCACCAAGACCAAAGCTGAGAAGAAGAGGCTTCTGGCTTTACCTCTGGAGGCATCTGTGATTTCTCTTCTCCTACTTGTCTTCCTGGGTGCATTCTATGTG GTTCATTGTGTTTGGGCTGCAGCAGAAGCTTATTCAGCTCCCTCCATAGTTTTAACATCTCATTCACATGATGGTCTAcatgtttttgatgattttagagAGGCTTATGCATGGTTGCGCCATAATACTGATGTTGATGATAAA GTTGCATCATGGTGGGACTATGGTTACCAAACGACTGCTATGGCTAACCGCACTGTCATTGTTGACAATAATACCTGGAATAATACTCATATTGCAACTGTTGGTACTGCCATGTCTTCTCCTGAAAAGGCAGCTTGGGAAATCTTCCACTCTTTGGATGTAAAATACGTTCTCGTCGTCTTTGGAG GCCTCGTTGGCTACCCGAGTGATGACATTAATAAATTCCTATGGATGGTTCGTATCGGAGGTGGTGTGTTTCCCCATATCAAAGAACCTGATTACCTT AGAGATGGTCAGTATCGGATTGATTCCCAGGCCACTCCAACTATGCTAAATTGTCTCATGTACAAACTCTCATATTACAG GTTTGTGGAGACAGATGGGAAAGGTTTCGATAGAGTTCGGCGGACAGAAATtggaaagaaatattttaaacttacTCATTTTGAGGAG GTATTCACAACTCATCATTGGATGGTTCGGATATATAAACTGAAGCCTCAAAAGAACCGGATTCGAGGAAAGacaaagaaatcaaaatcG AAAACTAGCTCAACAAGCAGCTCAAAAAGAAGCGGTACGAGAAAGAAGAACCCATGGCACTAA
- the LOC18588532 gene encoding uncharacterized protein LOC18588532, with the protein MSNRLRDRTPSQAKRHNHLHETAAMPNYLTETLTCPLGELATNLSDSELRETAYEILVGACRSSGGKPLTYISQSERNSEKAPALVPTLTSSASLQRSLTSTAASKVKKALGLKSSRRRKLNGESDSERVKKAVTIGEMLRVQMGISEQTDSRVRRALLRVAAAQLGRRIESIVLPLEMLQQLKPSDFPNQGEYEAWQRRNLKLLEAGLLLHPLLPLDKTNTAPQQLRQIIRGALEKPLETGKNSESMQAVRSIVLSLACRSFDVSVSETSHWADGFPFNLRIYQMLLEACFDVNDETAVIEEVDEVLELIKKTWVVLGMNQMLHNLCFLWILFNRYVATGQVEGDLLFAANNLLMEVEKDAKAMKDPDYSKILSATLSAILGWAEKRLLAYHNYYNSDNTESMECVVSMGVLSAKIMVEDISQEYRRKKKEIDVAHERVDTYIRSSLRTAFGQIKEKVKSGKRSSKNQQNQLPFLSILAQDVSTLAFSEKAIFSPILKRWHPLAAGVAVATLHSCYGNELKQFVSGIGELTPDILQVLRAADKLEKDLVQIAVENSVDSEDGGKSIIREMPPYEAESVISKLVKSWIKTRLDRLKEWVDRNLQQEVWDPRANKERFAPSAVEVLRIVDEALEAFFLLPIPMHAALLPDLTTGIDRCLQHYISKAKSGCGNRSTFVPSMPALTRCSTRAKFPGVFKKKEKFQIAQSKKSQVGTTNSNGSFGIPQLCCRINTLQHIRTELDVLAKRVIGYLRNSESTHVDNVANWMGKAFELSTATCVEGIQLLCEATAYRVIFHDLSHVLWDGLYVGEVSSSRIEPFLQELEHYLEVISLTVHDRVRTRLITDVTRASFDGLLLVLLAGGPARAFSLQDYELIAEDFKFLTDLFWSNGDGLPTDLIEKFSTTVKAVLPLFHTDTGSLIEQFKSVTLESYGSSAKSKLPLPPTSGQWSPTEPNTLLRVLCYRSDETAAKFLKKTYNLPKKL; encoded by the exons ATGTCGAATAGATTAAGGGACAGAACTCCCAGCCAAGCCAAACGACACAACCATCTACACGAAACGGCGGCGATGCCTAATTACTTGACCGAAACGCTGACGTGTCCTTTGGGGGAGCTGGCGACGAATTTATCGGATTCGGAGCTCCGGGAGACGGCTTACGAGATTCTGGTCGGGGCCTGTCGGAGTTCCGGCGGGAAACCGCTGACTTACATATCACAGTCGGAGAGGAATTCCGAAAAGGCGCCGGCCCTGGTGCCGACGTTGACGTCGTCGGCGTCGTTGCAGAGGTCGTTGACGTCCACGGCGGCGAGCAAGGTGAAGAAGGCTTTGGGGTTGAAATCGTCGCGGAGGAGGAAGTTGAATGGTGAGTCGGACTCGGAACGAGTCAAAAAGGCGGTTACGATTGGGGAGATGTTGAGGGTTCAGATGGGAATTTCAGAGCAAACGGATTCCAGGGTTAGAAGAGCTCTGTTGAGAGTTGCTGCTGCTCAG CTTGGGAGACGGATAGAATCAATAGTGTTGCCTCTTGAGATGTTACAACAACTCAAGCCTTCCGATTTTCCAAATCAAGGAGAATATGAAGCTTGGCAGAGGAGAAATCTGAAGCTTCTTGAAGCTGGACTTCTTTTGCATCCTCTCTTGCCCCTAGACAAGACCAATACTGCTCCGCAGCAACTACGACAGATCATTCGCGGGGCCTTGGAGAAACCCTTGGAGACTGGAAAAAACAGTGAATCAATGCAAGCTGTCCGGAGCATTGTTTTGTCTCTGGCCTGTAGATCCTTTGATGTGTCTGTTTCCGAGACCAGCCACTGGGCAGATGGATTCCCATTCAATCTCAGAATTTACCAAATGCTGTTAGAAGCTTGTTTTGATGTTAATGATGAAACAGCTGTTATTGAGGAGGTTGATGAGGTTCTAGAACTCATAAAGAAGACATGGGTGGTCCTTGGAATGAACCAAATGCTGCATAATCTTTGTTTCTTGTGGATTTTATTTAACCGTTATGTGGCAACTGGTCAAGTGGAAGGTGATCTGTTGTTTGCTGCTAATAATCTATTGATGGAAGTTGAAAAGGATGCAAAGGCAATGAAAGATCCAGATTATTCCAAGATATTGAGTGCTACTTTGAGTGCAATCTTAGGTTGGGCTGAGAAAAGGCTTCTGGCCTACCACAATTATTATAATAGTGATAACACTGAGTCAATGGAATGCGTTGTTTCTATGGGGGTTCTATCAGCAAAGATAATGGTTGAAGATATCTCACAGGAGTATCGtaggaagaaaaaggaaattgatgTGGCTCATGAGAGAGTTGATACATACATAAGATCATCACTCCGCACTGCATTTGGTCAG ATAAAGGAGAAGGTGAAGTCTGGCAAACGTTCTTCTAAGAACCAGCAAAATCAgcttcctttcctttccatCCTTGCACAGGATGTCAGTACTCTGGCTTTCAGTGAGAAGGCAATATTTAGTCCAATATTAAAGAGGTGGCATCCTCTTGCAGCCGGTGTAGCTGTAGCCACTCTTCATTCCTGCTATGGGAATGAACTGAAGCAATTTGTTTCTGGCATTGGTGAATTGACACCAGATATACTACAAGTGCTGAGAGCTgctgacaaattggagaaagaTCTGGTGCAAATTGCAGTTGAAAATTCAGTAGACAGTGAGGATGGTGGAAAGTCAATCATAAGGGAGATGCCTCCTTATGAGGCTGAATCCGTAATTTCCAAACTGGTTAAATCATGGATAAAGACAAGACTAGATAGACTGAAGGAATGGGTTGACAGGAATCTGCAACAAGAG GTGTGGGATCCACGAGCCAATAAAGAGCGATTTGCTCCTTCTGCTGTTGAAGTTTTGCGAATTGTAGATGAAGCTTTAGAAGCATTCTTTTTGTTACCAATACCGATGCATGCTGCTTTGCTTCCTGATTTAACAACTGGTATTGACAGATGTCTTCAACATTATATATCAAAGGCAAAGTCTGGCTGTG GGAACCGAAGTACTTTTGTTCCCTCAATGCCTGCATTGACCAGATGTTCAACAAGGGCCAAATTTCCTGGtgtatttaagaaaaaagaaaagtttcaaATAGCACAGAGTAAGAAATCTCAGGTTGGGACTACAAATAGCAATGGCTCCTTTGGCATACCCCAGCTGTGTTGTCGTATTAATACTCTGCAGCATATTCGAACTGAGTTGGATGTCTTGGCAAAAAGAGTTATTGGCTATCTTAGAAATTCTGAATCCACTCATGTTGACAATGTTGCCAACTGGATGGGGAAAGCATTTGAACTTTCAACTGCTACTTGTGTGGAAGGGATCCAACTACTGTGTGAGGCGACAGCCTATAGGGTCATCTTCCATGATTTAAGTCATGTTCTTTGGGACGGCTTGTATGTTGGGGAAGTTTCATCTTCTAGGATTGAACCTTTTCTTCAGGAGCTTGAGCATTATTTGGAGGTTATTTCATTAACGGTGCATGACAGAGTCAGAACACGACTTATTACAGATGTAACGAGAGCTTCTTTTGATGGTCTCCTGCTAGTTTTACTTGCCGGAGGCCCTGCTCGTGCTTTCAGTCTGCAAGATTATGAACTAATAGCAGAGGATTTTAAGTTCCTCACTGATTTATTTTGGTCCAATGGTGATGGACTTCCTACTGATTTGATTGAAAAGTTTTCGACAACAGTTAAAGCCGTCCTCCCATTATTTCACACTGATACTGGCAGCCTGATTGAGCAATTCAAATCTGTGACTCTAGAGAGTTATGGTTCTTCCGCTAAATCCAAGCTTCCACTGCCACCAACTTCTGGCCAGTGGAGTCCAACTGAACCAAACACACTCTTGCGAGTTTTGTGTTATCGGAGTGATGAGACAGCAGCAAAGTTCCTTAAGAAGACTTACAACTTGCCAAAGAAACTCTAA
- the LOC18588533 gene encoding pentatricopeptide repeat-containing protein At2g22070 has translation MRVRQKLRQAIDSLYIGGQATAEAYTQLVLGCVRANDCDQAKRLQSHMDLHYFTPSDTFLHNRLLHLYAKSGKILDARNLFDKMPQRDVISWNAMLSAYAKSGSIENLIAVFDQMPFRLRDSVSYNTVIAGLAGSGFSNKALEVFARMNKEEFEPTEYTHVSVLNACSRLLDLRKGKQIHGRIVVGDLGKNVFVWNALTDMYAKCGEIDRARWLFDRIRDKNIVSWNSMISGYLKNGQPEKCIDLFRKMQVGGLKPDEVTVSNVLGAYFQRGLIDEASKIFGMIKNKDKVCWTTMIVGYAQNGKEEDALNLFGKMLLEGVNPDNFTISSVVSSCARLASLCHGQVVHGKAIHFGVDDDLLVSSALVDMYCKCGVTRDAWVVFDMIPSRNVVSWNAMIAGYAQNGQDLKALALYEKLLQENLKPDSITFVAVLSACSHAGLIEEGRRYFDSISEQHSLVPTLDHYACMINLLGRSGCMREAVDLIKNMPHEPNSLIWSTLLSVCVIKGDIKHGEMAAKCLFGLEPHNAGPYIMLSNMYATCGRWEDVASVRSLMKIKNVKKFAAYSWIEIDNEVHKFVSEDRSHPETEIIYEELSRLIKKSKEAGFMPDTKLVLHNVVEEEKFASICYHSEKLALAFGLIKKPRATTPIRIMKNIRVCGDCHLFMKFASKIIGRPIILRDSNRFHHFVGGSCSCKDYW, from the coding sequence ATGAGAGTCAGGCAAAAGCTGCGGCAGGCGATTGACTCACTGTACATCGGTGGCCAGGCGACCGCTGAAGCATACACGCAGCTCGTGCTGGGATGCGTCCGAGCCAACGATTGCGACCAAGCCAAGAGATTGCAATCTCATATGGATCTTCACTATTTTACACCCAGTGACACGTTTCTGCACAATCGTCTCCTTCACTTGTATGCCAAGTCTGGGAAAATTTTGGATGCTCGAAACCTGTTCGATAAAATGCCTCAAAGAGATGTTATCTCCTGGAACGCGATGCTTTCTGCGTATGCGAAATCTGGGTCGATTGAGAATTTGATAGCAGTGTTTGATCAAATGCCTTTTCGACTTCGTGATTCTGTTTCGTATAATACTGTTATTGCGGGTTTGGCTGGAAGTGGGTTTTCCAATAAGGCGCTTGAAGTTTTTGCGAGGATGAACAAAGAGGAATTTGAGCCGACTGAGTATACTCATGTGAGTGTATTGAATGCATGTTCACGGCTACTGGATTTGAGGAAAGGAAAACAGATTCATGGTAGAATTGTTGTTGGTGATTTGGGAAAGAATGTTTTTGTGTGGAATGCTTTGACTGATATGTATGCTAAGTGTGGCGAGATTGATAGAGCGCGGTGGTTGTTTGATAGAATTAGAGATAAGAATATAGTTTCGTGGAATTCGATGATATCTGGTTACTTGAAAAATGGGCAACCTGAGAAATGTATTGATTTGTTTCGGAAGATGCAAGTAGGTGGTTTGAAACCTGATGAGGTTACAGTCTCAAATGTTCTTGGTGCTTATTTTCAAAGGGGATTGATAGATGAGGCAAGTAaaatttttggcatgattAAAAACAAGGATAAGGTTTGTTGGACAACAATGATTGTTGGTTATGCACAGAATGGAAAGGAAGAAGATGCTCTAAATTTGTTTGGCAAGATGTTATTAGAAGGTGTCAACCCTGACAATTTTACAATCTCTAGTGTGGTTAGCTCCTGTGCAAGATTAGCCTCTTTATGTCATGGTCAGGTTGTTCATGGGAAAGCCATTCATTTTGGAGTTGATGATGATTTGCTTGTGTCTAGTGCCCTTGTTGATATGTATTGCAAATGTGGAGTCACTAGGGATGCCTGGGTTGTTTTTGACATGATACCATCTAGGAATGTCGTTTCTTGGAATGCCATGATTGCGGGTTATGCACAAAATGGACAAGATTTAAAGGCCCTGGCCCTTTATGAAAAATTGTTGCAAGAAAACTTGAAACCTGATAGCATTACCTTTGTGGCTGTTCTATCTGCTTGTAGCCATGCTGGTTTAATTGAAGAAGGACGCAGATATTTTGATTCCATCAGTGAACAGCATTCATTAGTACCCACTTTGGATCACTATGCATGCATGATCAATCTCCTTGGCCGTTCAGGTTGCATGAGAGAAGCAGtggatttaattaaaaatatgccTCATGAACCAAATTCCTTAATCTGGTCGACACTTCTTTCTGTTTGTGTGATAAAAGGTGACATCAAACATGGGGAAATGGCTGCTAAGTGTCTCTTTGGATTGGAACCCCATAATGCAGGACCTTACATCATGCTCTCAAACATGTATGCCACCTGTGGGAGATGGGAAGATGTGGCATCTGTGAGATCTCTcatgaaaattaagaatgTCAAGAAGTTTGCTGCTTATAGTTGGATTGAGATTGATAATGAAGTTCACAAGTTTGTATCAGAAGATCGAAGTCATCCAGAGACAGAAATCATATATGAAGAACTGAGCAGACTGATTAAGAAATCGAAGGAAGCTGGCTTTATGCCTGATACAAAGCTGGTTCTCCATAATGTGGTGGAGGAGGAAAAGTTTGCATCCATTTGTTACCATAGTGAGAAACTTGCTCTTGCATTTGGATTGATCAAAAAGCCCCGAGCAACAACACCCATTAGGATTATGAAGAACATTCGTGTTTGTGGTGATTGCCATTTATTCATGAAATTTGCGTCTAAAATTATTGGGAGGCCAATCATCTTGCGAGATTCAAACAGATTTCATCATTTTGTTGGCGGAAGTTGTTCGTGCAAGGATTACTGGTAA
- the LOC108663164 gene encoding protein phosphatase 1 regulatory subunit pprA yields MQDQTEASTETNPDQDDQTVEIDLSSTTTLDLTSFQLHDLDSVELPPNLTELDLTANRLSSLDPRIANLIYLKKLSFRQNLIDDAAIEPISRWVSLSGLEELVLRDNKLMKIPDASIFKKLLVFDVSFNEITSLHGLSKASSTLKELYVSKNEVTKMEEIDHLHELQILELGSNRLRVMENLQNFTNLQELWLGRNRIKVINLCGLTCIKKISLQSNRLTSMIGLEECVALEELYLSHNGISKMKGLSMLVNLRVLDVSSNKLISVDDIQNLTRLEDLWLNDNQIESLENIAEAVSGSREKLTTIYLENNPCAKSPNYSATLRQIFPNIEQIDSDVFA; encoded by the exons ATGCAAGACCAAACCGAAGCATCGACGGAAACCAACCCGGACCAAGATGATCAAACGGTGGAGATTGATTTATCATCCACCACCACTCTCGATCTCACCAGCTTCCAGCTCCACGATCTCGACTCCGTGGAATTGCCCCCAAACCTCACCGAGTTGGACCTGACAGCGAACCGCTTATCGAGCTTGGACCCTCGGATTGCGAATCTCATTTACCTTAAAAAGCTCTCTTTTCGACAAAACCTCATCGACGATGCTGCTATCGAGCCGATCTCTCGCTGGGTCTCGTTATCTGGTCTTGAG GAGTTGGTACTTAGGGATAATAAACTAATGAAAATACCAGATGCCAGCATATTCAAGAAGCTCTTGGTTTTTGATGTTTCTTTCAATGAAATCACTTCATTGCACGGATTGTCCAAGGCCTCCAGCACACTCAAGGAGCTATATGTCTCCAAAAATGAAGTTACTAAGATGGAGGAGATTGACCACTTGCATGAGTTGCAAATTCTTGAACTTGGTTCCAACAGATTACGG GTAATGGAAAATTTGCAAAATTTCACAAACTTACAGGAGCTGTGGCTAGGAAGGAATCGAATCAAAGTCATAAACCTTTGTGGGCTCACATGCATTAAGAAGATTAGCTTGCAAAGTAATCGATTAACTTCTATGATAGGATTGGAG GAATGCGTTGCCTTAGAAGAATTGTACTTGAGCCACAATGGTATCTCAAAAATGAAAGGCCTATCTATGTTGGTCAACCTCCGAGTATTAGATGTTTCATCAAATAAGCTAATATCGGTAGATGACATTCAAAACTTGACAAG ATTGGAAGACTTATGGCTCAATGATAACCAAATAGAATCACTTGAAAACATAGCTGAGGCTGTTTCTGGTTCAAGAGAAAAGCTCACTACTATCTACCTTGAAAACAATCCATGT GCAAAGTCTCCAAATTACTCTGCTACCCTGAGACAAATTTTTCCCAATATTGAGCAAATTGATTCTGACGTATTCGCGTAG
- the LOC108663458 gene encoding SNW/SKI-interacting protein, translated as MVALKDLLPDAKNSTSTYYDHANDPWFRQRFSSSEEEKSSTAIKAKPVPPYMKRAGFVPRKVEDFGDGGAFPEIHIAQYPLGMGRVKGAKPGSKILPVTVDAHGNLAYDAIVKQNENAKKIVYSQHKDLIPKILRSEEEGGDEEEEEERQKEIEETMQETKAALEKIVNVRLSAAQPKNVPKQSSDSNYIKYKPSQQSAAFNSGAKERIIRMVEMPVDPLEPPKFKHKRVPKASGSPPVPVMHSPPRPVTVKDQQDWKIPPCISNWKNPKGYTIPLDKRLAADGRGLQDVQINDNFAKLSEALYVAEQKAREAVSMRSKVQKEMMMKEKERKEQELRALAAKARSERTGTVAPSAAVPMSSDRNAVDTDMRVDYEPVRERERDMPKESKEEREERLQREKIREERRRERERERRLEAKDAAMGKKSKITRDRDRDISEKVALGMASTGAGRGGEVMYDQRLFNQEKGMDSGFATDDQYNIYDKGLFTAQPTLSTLYRPKKDVDSDMYGGADEQLEKMMKTDRFKPDKAFGGTSERSGPRDRPVEFEKEAEEADPFGLDQFLTEVKKGKKAMEKVGSGGTMKASAGSSMRDGYEGGSSRSRIGFERGH; from the coding sequence ATGGTGGCTTTAAAGGATCTTCTACCAGACGCGAAAAACTCAACGTCGACGTATTACGACCACGCAAACGACCCATGGTTTAGACAACGGTTTAGTTCGTCGGAGGAAGAGAAATCCTCCACGGCAATAAAGGCAAAACCAGTACCGCCTTATATGAAACGCGCCGGATTTGTTCCCAGAAAAGTTGAAGACTTTGGAGATGGAGGTGCTTTCCCTGAAATCCATATCGCTCAATACCCTCTTGGTATGGGAAGAGTAAAAGGGGCGAAACCAGGATCGAAGATTCTTCCCGTGACCGTTGATGCTCATGGGAATTTGGCTTATGACGCGATAGTTAAGCAGAATGAGAATGCAAAAAAGATTGTTTACTCGCAGCATAAGGATTTGATACCGAAGATTTTGAGGAGTGAGGAAGAGGGTGGTGACgaggaggaagaggaagagagGCAGAAAGAGATTGAGGAAACAATGCAAGAAACTAAGGCAGCCTTAGAGAAGATTGTGAATGTGAGATTGAGTGCTGCACAGCCGAAGAATGTTCCTAAACAGTCTTCTGATTCAAATTATATTAAGTATAAGCCTTCACAGCAATCGGCTGCATTTAATTCAGGTGCTAAAGAGAGGATAATTAGAATGGTGGAGATGCCTGTGGATCCTCTTGAGCCTCCCAAGTTTAAGCATAAGAGGGTCCCGAAAGCTTCAGGGTCTCCACCTGTGCCGGTGATGCATTCCCCTCCACGGCCTGTGACTGTGAAGGATCAGCAGGACTGGAAAATTCCGCCTTGTATTTCAAACTGGAAGAATCCGAAAGGGTATACAATCCCACTGGATAAACGTCTTGCTGCTGATGGAAGAGGTTTACAGGACGTACAGATTAATGATAACTTTGCAAAGCTGTCTGAGGCTTTGTATGTTGCAGAGCAGAAGGCTAGAGAAGCTGTGTCGATGAGATCAAAGGTGCAGaaagagatgatgatgaaggaGAAGGAAAGGAAGGAGCAGGAGTTGCGAGCTTTGGCTGCTAAAGCTCGTTCTGAGAGAACTGGGACAGTGGCACCTTCAGCTGCTGTTCCAATGTCATCTGACAGAAATGCGGTGGATACTGATATGAGAGTGGATTATGAGCCAGTgagggagagagaaagggatATGCCAAAGGAATCAAAGGAAGAAAGGGAGGAGCGGTTGCAGAGGGAGAAAATACGTGAAGAACGACGTAGAGAAAGGGAGAGGGAGAGAAGGTTGGAGGCCAAAGATGCCGCCATGGGTAAAAAGAGTAAGATTACAAGGGATAGGGATAGAGATATCAGTGAGAAGGTTGCTCTTGGTATGGCTTCTACTGGTGCTGGAAGAGGTGGGGAAGTGATGTATGATCAAAGGTTATTTAACCAGGAGAAAGGAATGGATTCTGGATTTGCAACTGATGATCAATACAACATCTATGACAAGGGTCTGTTCACAGCACAGCCGACTCTCTCAACACTCTATAGACCAAAGAAAGACGTGGATTCTGACATGTATGGTGGTGCAGATGAGCAGctagagaaaatgatgaaaactgATAGGTTTAAACCTGACAAGGCATTTGGTGGTACTTCTGAGAGGAGTGGTCCAAGGGATAGGCCTGTTGAGTTTGAAAAGGAAGCTGAGGAAGCTGATCCATTTGGTCTGGATCAGTTCTTGACAGAGGTCAAGAAGGGTAAGAAAGCCATGGAAAAAGTGGGCTCTGGAGGGACAATGAAGGCAAGTGCAGGCTCTTCCATGCGAGACGGCTATGAAGGAGGCTCTAGTAGATCTCGCATTGGTTTTGAAAGAGGACATTAA